Proteins from a genomic interval of Prevotella sp. E13-27:
- a CDS encoding Eco57I restriction-modification methylase domain-containing protein translates to MLLQKNIVKKNLNLLSEEQIAKPWAQYSSYFLNEEIQANIHKIKEEQFQEGFLRELFVKVLGYTINPSPNYNLTTELKNEVGSKKADGAILLDGEVIGVIELKDHKTPDLASIENQAFGYKSKHKDTRLVIISNFEKLRLYIDNAVEYREWDIFHMTYDDFRELYLCLAWTQVERGVALQMKNESVSSEDQITNALYKDYSQFKRVLFADIVAQNPTPECRDEKEWQLLLFKKTQKLLDRLLFIFFAEDCGLLPPNMIVQIVDEWEQLKDLDMDVSLYERIKKHFGYLDTGYQGKKYEIFAYNGGLFKPDDVLNSLTISDDILAEHTRKLSAYDFESDVDVNILGHIFENSLSEIEEVTQQINNGEAPQTSKRKQDGVFYTPQYITKYIVENTVGRLCAEKKQELNIVEDEYFSDQRRQLKTKQRLLEQLHQYRNWLLQIKILDPACGSGAFLNAALQFLMTEHKHLDEMEAKVAGAAIVFQDVENSILEHNLYGVDINEESVEIAQLALWLRTAKPHRKLNSLNENIKCGNSLISDPAIAGEKAFNWQEQFPKVFEKGGFDVVIGNPPYVRADSPGNSLDFRNYMTSCGKWETLSGKWDLYIPFLELSIKLSKPNSLCSFIIPDAYCHAEYGKRSLEYMKEHHFLSMIDYFPNIEVFENVGVKSVIVNFDKCGVKCFKQRIHDANHQYVENTLDRYPDNLRIDAKQSLLEGRIDMIPLGNVCYITKGIVGNSDEKQYKGEFLVGDLLSDIKDKEHPKLYYEGKDISSWKLLRGRYIEYGTDRSPSKWSRKGFTEMFEGSPKLVTMRSPGAFPRTFLDIENGYFNESAIGFKRWIDLKGIENNSVSKAYKDKEERSKFEEDSANYSYNALLAIFNSSLIRYELNTERRSNIHIYPDDWKRLVLPRVKQEQLISLESLAETMLSLISKLQDKRSRFQRRLIDNLEGVKITTALQQFDQMTFADFLKELKKQKINIPIKQQDEWEDAFNERVAECQGLSAQIKATDEEIDNKVFDLYGLTEEERRIVMDA, encoded by the coding sequence ATGCTACTACAAAAGAATATTGTCAAGAAGAACCTTAATCTGCTTAGTGAAGAGCAGATAGCAAAACCTTGGGCTCAATACTCAAGCTATTTCCTGAACGAGGAAATACAAGCCAACATCCATAAAATAAAGGAAGAGCAGTTCCAAGAGGGGTTCTTGCGCGAGCTGTTTGTGAAGGTGCTGGGCTATACCATCAATCCTTCGCCCAACTATAATCTGACGACGGAACTGAAGAACGAAGTCGGTTCAAAAAAGGCCGACGGGGCCATACTGCTCGACGGCGAGGTGATTGGCGTGATAGAACTGAAAGACCACAAGACGCCAGATTTGGCAAGCATAGAAAATCAGGCTTTCGGTTATAAGAGCAAGCACAAGGATACTCGTCTGGTCATCATATCCAACTTTGAGAAGCTACGCCTATACATAGACAATGCGGTGGAGTATCGTGAGTGGGACATCTTTCACATGACCTACGACGACTTCCGCGAGCTATACCTTTGTCTGGCTTGGACGCAGGTGGAGCGAGGCGTTGCCCTGCAGATGAAGAATGAGTCTGTATCTTCTGAAGACCAGATTACAAACGCACTATATAAAGACTATTCGCAGTTTAAGCGCGTGCTCTTTGCCGACATCGTGGCACAGAATCCTACACCTGAGTGTAGGGATGAGAAGGAGTGGCAACTGCTCTTGTTCAAGAAGACGCAGAAGCTGCTGGACCGTCTGCTCTTCATCTTCTTTGCCGAGGACTGCGGGCTGCTGCCGCCCAATATGATAGTACAAATTGTGGACGAATGGGAACAGCTGAAAGACCTTGACATGGATGTGTCTCTCTACGAGCGCATCAAGAAACATTTTGGCTATCTTGATACGGGCTATCAGGGTAAGAAATACGAGATATTTGCCTACAATGGTGGTCTCTTCAAACCAGATGATGTGCTCAATAGTCTCACAATTAGCGACGATATTCTTGCTGAACACACGCGTAAACTCTCTGCCTACGACTTCGAGAGCGATGTAGATGTAAACATCTTGGGCCATATTTTCGAGAACTCACTTTCGGAAATTGAGGAAGTGACGCAGCAAATCAACAACGGCGAAGCGCCCCAGACCTCCAAACGCAAGCAGGACGGAGTGTTCTACACCCCTCAGTATATCACGAAGTATATTGTGGAGAACACCGTTGGCCGACTCTGTGCTGAGAAGAAGCAGGAGTTGAACATCGTTGAGGATGAGTATTTCTCAGACCAACGCCGCCAACTGAAAACCAAACAACGCTTGCTGGAGCAATTGCACCAGTATCGTAACTGGTTGCTCCAGATTAAAATCCTTGACCCTGCTTGCGGCAGTGGTGCTTTCCTAAATGCTGCTCTTCAATTCCTGATGACTGAACACAAGCACTTGGACGAGATGGAAGCCAAGGTGGCAGGTGCTGCCATCGTCTTCCAAGACGTGGAGAACAGCATTCTGGAGCATAACCTTTATGGTGTTGACATCAACGAAGAGAGCGTCGAGATAGCCCAGCTTGCCCTTTGGCTGCGCACCGCTAAACCTCACCGTAAGCTAAACTCGCTGAATGAAAACATAAAGTGTGGCAACTCGCTTATCAGCGACCCAGCTATTGCTGGCGAAAAGGCATTCAATTGGCAAGAGCAGTTCCCCAAAGTATTCGAGAAAGGAGGCTTCGATGTGGTGATTGGTAATCCGCCGTATGTAAGAGCAGATAGCCCAGGCAATTCCTTGGATTTCCGCAATTATATGACATCCTGTGGTAAATGGGAAACGTTGTCAGGAAAATGGGATTTATACATTCCCTTCCTTGAATTATCTATCAAATTGTCTAAACCAAACAGTCTTTGTTCATTCATTATTCCTGATGCCTATTGCCATGCAGAATATGGCAAGCGGAGTCTTGAGTATATGAAGGAACATCACTTCCTTTCAATGATAGATTATTTCCCCAATATTGAGGTGTTTGAAAATGTTGGCGTTAAGAGTGTCATTGTTAATTTCGATAAATGTGGTGTCAAATGTTTTAAGCAAAGAATACATGATGCCAACCATCAATATGTTGAAAACACATTAGACCGTTATCCTGATAACCTGAGAATTGATGCCAAGCAAAGCCTTCTTGAAGGAAGGATAGACATGATTCCTTTAGGGAATGTTTGTTATATTACAAAAGGCATTGTAGGTAATAGCGATGAAAAACAATATAAAGGAGAGTTCCTTGTTGGTGATCTCCTTTCTGACATAAAAGATAAAGAGCATCCCAAACTTTATTATGAAGGGAAGGATATAAGTAGTTGGAAACTATTACGCGGGCGCTATATAGAGTATGGTACAGACCGTTCACCAAGCAAGTGGAGCCGTAAGGGTTTTACGGAAATGTTTGAAGGCTCTCCCAAGTTGGTTACGATGCGAAGTCCGGGAGCTTTTCCTCGTACATTCCTTGACATTGAAAATGGATATTTCAACGAAAGTGCCATTGGTTTTAAGCGTTGGATTGACTTAAAGGGTATTGAGAACAATAGTGTGTCAAAAGCATACAAAGACAAAGAGGAAAGAAGTAAGTTTGAAGAAGACTCAGCTAACTATTCTTATAATGCTTTGCTTGCAATCTTTAATTCATCGCTTATTAGATATGAACTTAATACGGAACGTCGTAGTAACATTCATATCTATCCAGATGATTGGAAACGTCTTGTGCTACCAAGAGTAAAGCAAGAGCAGCTGATATCTCTTGAATCTCTTGCAGAAACTATGCTCTCTCTTATATCCAAACTTCAGGACAAACGCAGTCGATTCCAGCGCAGACTAATTGATAACTTGGAAGGTGTGAAAATAACGACAGCCTTGCAGCAGTTTGACCAGATGACATTTGCTGATTTTCTGAAAGAGTTGAAGAAACAGAAGATAAACATCCCCATCAAGCAGCAAGACGAGTGGGAAGATGCCTTCAATGAGCGTGTGGCAGAATGCCAAGGGCTCTCGGCGCAGATAAAAGCCACAGATGAAGAGATAGATAATAAAGTGTTCGACCTCTATGGACTGACCGAGGAAGAACGCAGAATAGTGATGGATGCATAA
- a CDS encoding BT4734/BF3469 family protein, producing the protein MIVFQPNINQPTQELVAEALKTMMEHPANNELIDSYRDNKRRMAMAEAHQAVEEFVKEAVATDDYKRWLAAELKKDERRAKKQIPGSDKDRVKLYITQKKSSLPAIIPTITHFVESKDRWGRTALWRIQKYGYLSGLAVVDGDHVPNPEECIAEWLQREDFNNLGIVCVFITPSGEGVKVIFKAREEWGNLQDNAYQMAEKLGILDYADGQTKNSDHAHFIPKMSDVKYIDWDALLTYENQAYEQKYGEAYRRGESEPTQPRWQELERQRKESRKCTTGSVPVCTQAETPVEFSQEDEAFIKVLNEYYGPSLPPHTKHDRMQTETSHWLCYYNDNDAQKAIAMAKRLDWVKEWNPVPGEVEDLCQSAAKKKLLTRYPKALKELMDKAGINLGQFAVADKNINPQSVLPFDRWCDQIESFFDVFPCLREVCEPHPRRLWPFLLFASAAMMGTCMDLTYYYFYASESERTRLNYIIWGVGDPTSGKHSLERLMNLLLAPIIAEGEIADESTNTWKESTDAKGANKEKDIRPAIYNRMFGYRSSNSEFIRSMINSKEEVDGEMMGRHMVTVSSEKDLEIGKAGSWISRSNMLLLSFHGEYDDQHYSNKQSVSGRYRVFWNLVETFTPPTLAKLVNERSVNSGLDTRTATIPMGEDDFKMMPLRRKEDSKTAEYNETLKQWAYRLDQRRGELPIWPLVEHVHQWCDDRRAIAEFNDKDKADWLLIKRVPYYGISISAPYSDMRHWEEREQTGTYTIDAQDLALCDLVLDIQYRTQHYWYYELHRQYYENQLRDAAQQRRRTSKFQECFRLLPDEFTTEQLSKTFGYANNRSAQKTMQRLEADKAIERTMRGHYKKLVSELPII; encoded by the coding sequence ATGATTGTATTCCAACCTAACATTAACCAACCTACACAAGAGTTGGTGGCAGAGGCTCTCAAAACTATGATGGAGCATCCTGCAAACAATGAGCTCATTGACAGCTACCGTGACAACAAGCGCCGCATGGCTATGGCCGAGGCACATCAAGCAGTAGAGGAGTTCGTGAAAGAAGCGGTGGCTACCGACGACTACAAACGTTGGCTGGCAGCTGAACTGAAGAAGGACGAGCGACGCGCTAAAAAGCAGATTCCAGGCTCTGACAAGGACAGAGTGAAGCTCTACATCACGCAGAAGAAATCATCGCTGCCTGCCATAATTCCCACCATTACTCACTTTGTCGAGAGCAAGGACCGATGGGGGCGCACAGCGCTGTGGCGCATTCAGAAGTATGGCTATTTGTCGGGACTGGCTGTGGTCGATGGTGACCATGTGCCTAACCCTGAAGAGTGCATAGCAGAGTGGCTCCAGCGCGAAGACTTCAACAACCTGGGCATCGTCTGTGTTTTCATCACTCCTTCAGGCGAGGGCGTGAAGGTGATTTTCAAAGCCCGCGAGGAGTGGGGCAACCTTCAGGACAATGCCTACCAGATGGCAGAAAAGCTTGGCATTCTGGACTATGCTGACGGACAGACAAAGAACTCAGACCACGCCCACTTCATTCCGAAGATGAGCGATGTGAAGTACATAGACTGGGACGCATTGCTAACCTACGAGAACCAAGCCTATGAGCAGAAGTATGGCGAGGCCTACCGTCGTGGCGAGTCAGAACCTACCCAACCACGATGGCAGGAGCTGGAACGTCAGCGCAAGGAGTCGAGAAAGTGCACAACAGGGTCGGTTCCGGTGTGCACTCAGGCAGAAACACCAGTTGAGTTTTCGCAGGAAGACGAAGCCTTTATCAAGGTGCTTAACGAGTACTATGGGCCAAGCCTGCCTCCTCACACGAAGCACGACCGCATGCAGACAGAGACATCTCACTGGCTGTGCTACTACAACGATAACGATGCACAGAAAGCCATTGCTATGGCCAAACGCCTTGACTGGGTGAAGGAGTGGAATCCTGTCCCAGGCGAGGTGGAAGACCTGTGCCAGTCGGCTGCCAAGAAGAAGCTGCTGACACGTTATCCCAAGGCGCTGAAAGAGCTGATGGATAAGGCTGGCATCAACTTGGGACAGTTTGCAGTAGCTGACAAGAATATTAATCCGCAGTCTGTTCTGCCTTTCGACCGTTGGTGTGACCAGATAGAGAGCTTCTTCGATGTGTTTCCCTGTCTGCGCGAGGTCTGCGAACCTCATCCACGCCGTCTGTGGCCTTTCCTTCTCTTTGCCTCGGCAGCCATGATGGGCACGTGCATGGATTTAACCTACTATTATTTCTATGCCTCTGAAAGCGAGCGCACACGCCTGAACTACATTATATGGGGCGTGGGTGACCCCACGTCGGGCAAACACTCGCTGGAGCGACTAATGAACCTACTGCTGGCTCCCATTATTGCCGAGGGCGAGATAGCAGACGAGAGCACCAACACCTGGAAAGAGAGTACTGATGCCAAGGGTGCCAACAAAGAGAAGGACATAAGACCTGCTATTTATAACCGCATGTTTGGATACCGCTCTTCAAATTCTGAGTTCATACGCTCGATGATAAACAGTAAGGAGGAGGTTGATGGTGAGATGATGGGACGCCACATGGTAACCGTGTCATCAGAGAAAGACCTCGAGATAGGCAAGGCTGGCAGCTGGATTTCGCGAAGTAACATGCTACTTCTTTCTTTTCATGGAGAGTATGACGACCAGCACTATTCCAATAAGCAATCGGTGAGCGGCCGTTATCGCGTGTTTTGGAATTTGGTGGAAACCTTTACGCCTCCCACGTTAGCGAAGTTGGTGAATGAAAGGTCTGTGAATTCAGGTCTTGACACACGTACTGCGACTATCCCAATGGGCGAGGATGACTTCAAGATGATGCCGTTGCGCCGCAAGGAGGACTCGAAGACTGCAGAGTATAACGAGACGCTCAAGCAGTGGGCGTACCGTTTGGATCAGCGTCGTGGCGAATTGCCAATCTGGCCTTTGGTAGAGCACGTCCATCAGTGGTGTGATGACCGCCGTGCCATTGCTGAGTTCAACGATAAAGACAAGGCGGATTGGTTGCTCATAAAGCGTGTGCCATACTATGGAATTTCAATCAGCGCCCCCTACAGCGATATGCGACATTGGGAAGAGCGTGAGCAGACTGGCACTTATACCATTGATGCTCAAGACCTTGCTCTTTGTGACTTGGTGCTTGACATCCAGTACCGCACACAGCATTATTGGTATTACGAACTGCATCGCCAGTATTATGAAAACCAATTGCGTGATGCAGCACAGCAGCGTCGTCGTACGAGTAAGTTCCAGGAGTGTTTCCGCCTGTTGCCGGATGAGTTTACTACTGAACAACTTTCTAAGACCTTCGGCTATGCCAATAATCGTTCTGCCCAAAAGACTATGCAGCGTCTGGAGGCAGATAAAGCCATCGAGCGCACCATGCGCGGCCACTACAAGAAACTGGTTTCCGAACTTCCGATAATATAA
- a CDS encoding AIR synthase related protein, producing the protein MDNRYMMRGVSAAKEDVHAAIKNIDKGLYPQAFCKIIPDVLGGDPDYCNIMHADGAGTKSSLAYMYWKETGDMSVWKGIAQDAIVMNTDDLLCVGAVDNILVSSTIGRNKMLIPGEVISAIINGTDDLLKELREMGIGIYPTGGETADVGDLVRTIIVDSTVTCRMKRSDVIDNANICPGDVIVGLSSTGQATYEKNYNGGMGSNGLTSARHDVFAKYLAEKFPESFDHAVPNELVYSGKYQLTDAVPYPATESEKTELPDMGKLVLSPTRTYAPVIKKLLDELRPEIHGMVHCTGGAQTKVLHFVGENCRVVKDNMFPVPPLFRAIHDCSGTDWKEMYQVFNMGHRMEIYVCPEFAEKVIEISKSFNINAQVVGHIEEGKRSLTIKSEFGEFNY; encoded by the coding sequence ATTGACAACAGATATATGATGCGTGGCGTGAGTGCCGCAAAAGAAGATGTGCATGCTGCCATCAAGAATATAGACAAAGGTCTTTATCCACAGGCGTTCTGCAAGATTATTCCTGACGTTCTTGGCGGTGACCCCGACTATTGTAACATCATGCATGCCGACGGCGCTGGCACAAAGTCATCACTCGCCTATATGTACTGGAAAGAGACAGGCGACATGTCCGTTTGGAAAGGCATTGCGCAGGATGCTATCGTTATGAATACCGACGATCTCCTCTGTGTTGGTGCTGTAGATAACATTCTCGTGTCAAGTACCATCGGCCGCAACAAGATGCTCATACCAGGAGAAGTCATCTCAGCCATCATCAACGGCACCGACGATCTTCTGAAGGAGCTTCGCGAGATGGGCATTGGCATCTATCCCACTGGCGGTGAGACTGCCGATGTAGGCGACCTCGTTCGCACCATCATCGTTGACTCAACAGTAACATGCCGCATGAAGCGCAGCGATGTCATTGACAATGCAAACATCTGTCCAGGCGACGTCATCGTTGGCTTGTCATCAACAGGTCAGGCCACTTACGAGAAGAACTACAACGGCGGAATGGGAAGCAATGGCCTGACCTCTGCACGTCATGATGTCTTCGCTAAATATCTCGCAGAGAAGTTCCCTGAAAGCTTCGACCACGCAGTACCCAACGAGCTCGTCTATAGCGGTAAGTACCAGCTTACAGACGCGGTGCCCTATCCTGCCACTGAGTCAGAGAAAACAGAACTGCCCGACATGGGAAAGCTCGTTCTCTCTCCCACCCGCACCTATGCACCTGTCATCAAGAAGCTCCTCGACGAACTGCGTCCTGAGATCCACGGAATGGTTCATTGTACAGGTGGCGCACAGACCAAAGTCCTTCACTTCGTAGGCGAAAACTGCCGCGTGGTAAAAGACAACATGTTCCCTGTGCCCCCACTCTTCCGCGCCATTCACGACTGCTCTGGCACCGACTGGAAAGAGATGTATCAGGTCTTCAACATGGGTCACAGAATGGAGATCTACGTTTGTCCTGAGTTCGCAGAAAAGGTCATTGAAATCTCGAAGAGCTTCAACATCAATGCCCAGGTTGTTGGACACATTGAAGAAGGCAAGCGCTCACTCACCATTAAGAGCGAGTTCGGAGAATTCAACTACTAA
- a CDS encoding LemA family protein, with the protein MNKKVIIGIVVAIVLIGGWAISAYNGMVSSEEEATTAFANLQSTYQRRADLIPNLVETVKGYAAHEKETLEGVVAARSKATSVNIDPDNMTPEKMKQFQDAQGELSMALGRLIAIQENYPDLKANENFRDLQVQLEGTENRINEARNTYNKKVQDYNVMIRRFPNTLFAGMFGFEKMVKFEAEAGAEKAPQVKFN; encoded by the coding sequence ATGAACAAGAAAGTAATTATCGGAATCGTTGTTGCAATTGTATTAATCGGTGGATGGGCAATAAGTGCTTACAACGGAATGGTTAGTTCAGAGGAAGAGGCAACAACAGCCTTTGCCAACCTACAGTCAACCTATCAGCGCCGTGCAGATCTTATACCCAATTTGGTTGAGACTGTAAAGGGATATGCTGCGCATGAGAAAGAGACTCTTGAAGGAGTTGTGGCAGCCCGTTCTAAGGCTACAAGCGTAAACATCGACCCAGATAACATGACACCTGAGAAGATGAAGCAGTTCCAGGATGCCCAGGGTGAACTGTCAATGGCCCTTGGACGTCTTATCGCCATTCAGGAAAACTATCCCGACCTGAAAGCCAACGAGAATTTCCGCGACCTGCAGGTACAGCTTGAGGGGACGGAGAACCGCATAAACGAGGCACGCAACACCTATAACAAGAAGGTGCAGGACTACAACGTGATGATTCGCCGATTCCCCAACACTTTGTTTGCAGGCATGTTCGGATTCGAAAAGATGGTAAAGTTCGAAGCTGAAGCTGGAGCAGAAAAAGCACCACAGGTGAAATTCAATTAA
- a CDS encoding TPM domain-containing protein: MAKQKNNISASKLMICALACIIGGGAAVTAGASGGTVETAAFLLQTFCLIFIPVAIGGLVIDLKQNKDFDKRQLERKNQLSRIAVKYNNVIELLKTNYSLEKKSLGLFDEDERDELRKSFEQKYEENRRAYENERLQFLNSTKASTSSSRKFKEYWKAFIVISFLTQLMACGYTFGSISTETEQPLPKPVVSKKDSEPVAWNAENIPMPHLTDGSRYVSNPDNVVSENTERLLNTWLKRFDDSLQIESAMIIVNHVENEDPFRIAQDIFDRYKVGKNDRGMVIVLAYEDHQIRTHTGRSLEADLTDIECFRLQQDYAIPCMKAEQPDSGILYLTEAIYNTLQKKELPKTYIQQQEERDDELAGILAAFMFVFGMWLILIGYLYSRYNENIGRQFLRPNPFIKTSVIVAVDRLSGGRPGGFGGGGGFGGGFSGGSSGGGGATSSW, from the coding sequence TTGGCTAAACAGAAGAATAACATATCGGCATCGAAGTTGATGATATGTGCGTTGGCATGCATCATCGGAGGAGGAGCAGCAGTAACAGCTGGTGCCAGCGGTGGCACGGTGGAGACAGCTGCTTTCCTGTTACAGACTTTTTGCTTGATTTTCATTCCGGTAGCTATCGGAGGACTTGTCATTGACCTTAAGCAGAACAAAGATTTTGACAAGCGACAACTTGAAAGAAAGAACCAGCTGTCAAGGATAGCAGTAAAATATAATAATGTTATCGAATTGCTCAAAACTAATTATAGTCTTGAAAAAAAATCGCTGGGGCTGTTCGACGAAGATGAAAGAGACGAACTACGCAAATCCTTTGAACAGAAATATGAGGAGAATCGTAGAGCGTATGAGAATGAGCGTCTGCAATTCCTCAACTCTACTAAAGCATCGACTTCTTCTTCAAGGAAATTCAAAGAGTATTGGAAAGCTTTTATCGTAATAAGCTTCCTTACACAACTGATGGCGTGCGGCTACACCTTTGGATCTATTTCAACGGAGACTGAGCAGCCACTACCAAAGCCTGTGGTAAGCAAAAAAGATAGCGAACCTGTAGCTTGGAACGCTGAAAACATACCCATGCCCCACCTTACCGATGGCTCTCGCTATGTCTCTAATCCTGATAACGTGGTCTCTGAAAACACAGAACGTTTGCTTAACACTTGGCTTAAGCGTTTTGATGACTCACTACAAATAGAGTCAGCCATGATTATCGTTAACCACGTGGAGAATGAAGACCCGTTCAGAATAGCACAGGACATTTTCGACCGTTATAAGGTCGGAAAGAACGACAGAGGAATGGTTATTGTGCTGGCATATGAGGATCACCAGATTCGCACCCACACAGGAAGATCTCTGGAAGCCGACCTTACTGACATAGAATGTTTTCGCTTGCAGCAAGACTACGCTATACCTTGTATGAAAGCAGAGCAACCCGACAGCGGAATACTCTATCTTACAGAAGCAATTTACAACACTCTACAAAAGAAAGAGCTTCCAAAGACTTACATCCAACAACAAGAGGAAAGAGATGACGAGCTGGCTGGAATACTGGCCGCCTTCATGTTTGTTTTCGGAATGTGGCTCATCCTGATAGGCTATCTCTACAGTCGCTATAATGAGAACATAGGAAGACAGTTCCTTCGTCCTAACCCATTTATCAAGACGTCAGTCATTGTCGCCGTGGATAGACTCAGTGGCGGTCGCCCAGGTGGATTTGGCGGAGGTGGCGGTTTCGGCGGCGGATTCAGCGGAGGTAGCTCAGGCGGAGGTGGAGCCACTTCAAGTTGGTGA
- a CDS encoding shikimate dehydrogenase family protein gives MDKYGLIGYPLGHSFSISYHNQRFADEGINAKYFNFEIASIDELQEVLNSNPELKGLNVTIPYKEKVMEFLDYISPEARSIGAVNVIRVVHEGKNIKLKGYNSDVIGFTQSIEPMLEDYNKKALILGTGGASKAVDFGLRSLGLETVFVSRYERPGTIQYESITPEVVKEYNVIVNCTPLGMYPKVKECPKLPYEAMDEHNILYDLIYNPDETLFMKNGAKFGAQTKNGLEMLLLQAFASWEYWNGKE, from the coding sequence ATGGATAAGTATGGACTCATTGGTTACCCGTTAGGACACTCGTTCTCCATCAGCTATCACAACCAGAGATTTGCTGACGAGGGGATCAACGCAAAGTATTTCAACTTTGAAATAGCATCTATTGATGAGCTGCAAGAGGTTCTCAATTCCAATCCAGAGCTGAAAGGCCTGAATGTGACCATCCCCTACAAGGAGAAGGTTATGGAGTTCCTTGACTACATAAGTCCAGAGGCACGCTCCATTGGTGCTGTAAACGTAATACGAGTTGTTCACGAGGGAAAGAACATCAAACTCAAAGGCTATAACAGCGATGTCATTGGATTCACGCAGAGCATCGAGCCAATGCTGGAAGACTATAACAAGAAAGCTCTGATACTTGGCACAGGAGGCGCATCGAAAGCCGTTGACTTCGGATTGCGCTCACTTGGACTGGAGACAGTATTCGTGAGTCGCTATGAGCGTCCTGGAACAATTCAATATGAGAGCATAACGCCTGAGGTGGTTAAGGAATACAACGTCATAGTAAACTGCACACCTCTTGGCATGTATCCCAAAGTAAAGGAATGCCCCAAACTACCCTACGAGGCTATGGACGAGCACAACATACTCTATGACCTCATCTATAATCCTGACGAGACTCTCTTCATGAAGAATGGAGCAAAGTTTGGAGCACAGACAAAGAACGGTCTCGAGATGTTGCTCCTGCAGGCATTTGCTTCATGGGAGTACTGGAATGGTAAAGAGTAA
- the ubiE gene encoding bifunctional demethylmenaquinone methyltransferase/2-methoxy-6-polyprenyl-1,4-benzoquinol methylase UbiE, translating into MYKQEEIKPYHEGEKAEQVEAMFDNIAPTYDKLNHRLSWDIDRYWRKKAIKQLAPHKPQVMLDIATGTGDFAILSAQMLHPKKLIGADISEGMMAVGREKVAKLGMSDIISFDKEDCLSLSYSDETFDAVTAAFGIRNFADLDKGLKEMCRVLKKGGHLSIVELTTPVRFPMRQLFKIYSHTVLPFYGRLISKDTSAYSYLTKTIEAFPQGEKMVDILKQAGFREASFKRLTFGICTMYFATK; encoded by the coding sequence ATGTATAAGCAAGAAGAGATAAAACCCTATCACGAAGGTGAGAAAGCTGAGCAGGTGGAGGCGATGTTTGATAACATTGCTCCCACCTACGACAAGCTGAACCACCGATTGTCATGGGATATAGACCGCTACTGGCGAAAGAAAGCAATAAAACAACTGGCTCCGCACAAGCCACAGGTTATGCTCGACATCGCCACTGGAACAGGCGACTTCGCCATACTCTCTGCACAGATGCTGCATCCTAAGAAACTCATTGGAGCAGATATCAGCGAGGGAATGATGGCTGTAGGAAGGGAGAAGGTCGCCAAGCTCGGCATGAGCGACATTATATCTTTTGACAAGGAAGACTGCCTGTCGTTGTCATACTCTGACGAGACCTTCGACGCTGTGACAGCAGCTTTCGGAATACGCAACTTTGCCGACCTTGACAAAGGACTCAAGGAAATGTGCAGAGTGCTAAAGAAAGGCGGTCATCTAAGCATAGTAGAACTTACCACACCAGTGAGGTTCCCAATGCGACAGCTCTTCAAGATATACAGCCATACAGTACTGCCGTTCTACGGCCGACTTATCTCCAAGGACACAAGTGCCTACTCCTATCTCACAAAGACCATTGAAGCCTTTCCGCAAGGTGAAAAGATGGTTGATATTCTAAAACAGGCCGGCTTCAGGGAAGCTTCTTTCAAAAGGCTTACATTCGGAATCTGCACAATGTATTTCGCAACTAAATAG